The Triplophysa rosa linkage group LG15, Trosa_1v2, whole genome shotgun sequence genomic sequence atatatatatatttatgagcaccgttttgtgtatatttacacatagaaacgcaccttttctgatttattaccatttgtattatcatagttgaactacatcatggttaaactgcagttactataatgcaactatggttaatttgtgattcctgtgcttcaatgcaaattctataactaaactatgcttactatagtaaaaaaatcgataattttcataagggcttttattgagatatcagcagatcatgcaacgcatgtacttttctgaaaatatgcacacaggaattgataagaggaattcaaattttaatctcaagtatccgattcctattcctttcgattccgatccgattcctagcctttcgattacgattccaaattggaattgattttcgattcccaaccctaaacGCATGTGATAGTTTGTTGGGGTGGCAACAGAGGTGGCAAAGCTCATTTTTAGGGTGGCAAAGCTCGTTTTTAGGGTGGCAAAGCTCATTTTTAGGGTGGCAGCTTCCACCCAGTGCCACCCCTGTGGACACGCCACTgcgtgcatcttgagacaaaacaatggcactgatatattttaagatatatctgggcaagttatattcagttaagacaggtcacgcattcattttagtctgggactagccgtaagccttgtctgtgaaaccgggccgtaGAGTCCAGCGCAGGTTTACTGCGTGCTACCATTACAGCAAAAGAGGACATGCCAAATAATACGAGTTGGTATCTTTCATAATGATAATAtactttgtaataaaaaataataacacaagacGCATTTTTTGTCTCCACATGTTCAGGGTGTAGTGGGAAGTGCTGCGGTGCCAGAAAGCGGCGCTTCATTAGCGTTGCGAGCGCTGGGCTGGGGTTCACTCTACGCCTGGTGTGGTGTTGGCTTCCTCAGCATCACCATATGGAAGGCACTGGGTGTTCACAGTGTACGTGTCTCGTCTCGTCATATTTCCTACTTTAATCTGCAGCTGTGGTTTGATATGTATCGTTTCTCTATTGCAGCTGAAAGAATTTCGCCAGAAAATGCAATCCATTTTTCCCGCCATCCCCAAAAATGCAGAAGCTGCGGAGGGCCCTGCTCCGTTTGACTGGGATTCCATCTTCAAGTCAAAATGAGCAGACATCAGACTTTTTCAAAATGGAGTTTATTTTTATCAGGTGGTCTGCCCTTGCGTGAGGCGATGGGTCAGTTCATTTGACCGCTTTTGAGCCCAGCAACTGTAggtaatatactgtacaaggTCACAGCGTTGGGAAGAACGCTGCTGAAGACCAGCCGGACTCAGTGGGATTGTGTTCACCTTCATTTTGTTGGAGTGCCAAGAAGAATCCTTCCGTTCCTTCCTGAAGCACACCACAATAATCACACATTTGGCAATATTGTTAATTTGTACTTAATAGAGTATGTATACTCGCACTTTTGACGACGGTTGAGCATTTTCAGCTCATTTGTGTGGGCCTATTGAATAGAAACTGCCATTTGGCTGGGCGTATATTTCTTGCAATAACTTaagtaacaaaataaaacttctctTGTGATAAAGTGGCATCATGTGGCTTGGAATTCATAATAAAAGCGTCATGCAACTTTTTTTCTCCGAAAACTGCTTTCAGTGTCTTGGAAAAGCAAGATTTCCTAGAAAAGTAGGCCAAAGGACGAAAATATTTTACAGCGCCCTGCAGTGATAACTGAAGTTAGAAAAGCAGCAGTTTTAAATGCGCCTGTGTTGTCTGCATATTTACAGCATGTAATCTGATTAAACCGATGTGCGCAATACATGCGACAGCTGCAACACATAAACCCTCAACCTGTGCTTGGCGAAATAGTGCTTTTACCTAGTTGTTTTTGTGCTGTCAAATCAATTcatcacgattaatcgattccaaaataaatgtttttttgtttgtataatATTTGCGTGcgtgttgtgtttatttgtgtatataaatgcacacacattcatgtatatatttaagaaatatgtgtaatatactgtatatttatacattacATAGATTATAATTAGGACTGTCAAATGAtttatcgcatccagaataaagtttctgtttacataatatatgtctgtaaactgtgcattatttattttgtatttataaacacaaaaacgtacatgcatatacatttgggaaatatttatatctatttgtttattttaaccaataattgaaattatatatcgtttattttttcttaaatatatgcttgtactgtattatgtatgtttataaatacaaagttaatatgcagagtacacagacatatattacgtaACACAACCATTATTTTGCAATCGATTAGTCACAATGAATTGAATGGACACAACTATAATATATTATTGTAACGAAACGTTTTTTGGcatgttcagtgttatgtttgaACCCTCCGACACAACACTCAAGAACAACATTCACAGTGGTCGACCAAATTTCGTGTACATTTACTTTTAACATGTGGAACATGTATAAAGACTTTATACTGAATAAACAATGGTCATCAAATCATAAGGAGCAAAAAGAGCTTACATAAAGAGTTGTACatacttttttgttaaaatcaTAGAAGTCATATTGGGGTaactttcattttcacattGAAGTACATTTACGCCAGCAGACGTTCAGTTAGCCTGTCATTTACAAAATCTAAGGCCATTAGAGGGAGCCATTGCTATTTCTGTCACACAGACGTCCAATACAGGACACACAGGAAAGTCCTCGGAGGCGTTCACATGGAATGCGTTCTTACGTTATAAAAGGGGAGCATTTATTGGTGCACTACTTCCCATACAATATTTTCTCACATACACAATAACTTAAACGTTAAAATCCATTCCCCAGATTGGTCCTTTACTTTAAATCTGACATTGGACTTTTGAACTATTCTACAACCCAAAAATTGCTGTTCCGTCCATCTGGCAAGTGTACACAGACCAAAAAATGGTGAAAATTCCACACGAGAACGTATCCCGTGTGAACAGCCCCTTACATGTCACATGACCACCCTCACCTGAAAATGAcgattttatattatttggcAAAATGTCAATAGCATGTAGCATTTACTACTCACTTTGTATAATACCACATCTCTTggagaaaaaaatacatgaaaagggGCCATTTAATGTACAGTTCCTATATACAAATCGACCCACGTGTATAGAACAGAGAGGAGGGGTAACCGAAGCACTGAGTTCACCGTCAGAGATACAACCCTCTGCGGCTGCACTAATATGGAAGCAAGTCAGTTCACAACCAACACTCACTTGACCCTCAGATACTGGTGTGGTGAAACAGTGCAACACTGATAGTCCTTTCTGAACACGGCCTGTGGTGATTCACATTTCATCATTTCATGTCCCCTCTGAGCCAGCTAAAAACTATTGCACAATGCTTTTATCAGAGCTGTATACATGTACATCTTAAAatcagtgtttttttgtgttttttcttttatcgCAACACATTGCAATATCTACAACGTctcacaatttaaataaacctgCATTCCCCGAACAAAGTCCCATAAAAAAAACCACActgcataaaacaaacattctgAGAGCAAAATACTCTTAAAACTAATGGTATCAGATGCCAACTTTGGTTAAacgaacaaaataaaatacacagatgaaacaaaatctttaaaaaaagaaagaatagaaaaaaaacGAAAAGACCAAgtattaaatatttgtattaaaatcatttaaaaatccaaaatgaaAACTGGGAAATGGGGCAGAGGAGCTATATATATTctctatatatttatttgtatgtaaaaacatttttgtttgtattcttttccttaaataaaaatataacaccGACAGTTCCGTGTGATCTCTGTGGCTCAGCTTGACCGGCCGGTTCCGTGATGGCACTACAGGCTCCCGCTCCTTTGTGCGTGTCACGAGCGGCCGAGCTTGAACAGTACCTCACACAAGATGGCCGCCACACCAGAGTTCAGCACGGAGGACAGAGAGATATCGAGCAGCCTGCTCTCGTAGAGCACAAACTCGGGCCTGTTTTCCTCCACCTGGGCCATGGCTAGCAGGGCTTTGGCAGCCCGGCACATCATGTTGATGCTGGGTGGCTCAGGGTGGGTGGGGTGTCCCATGTGCAAGAGACTGTGAGGGCTTTGTTGATACTGTGCCATGGCAACGCTGTCCTCCAGGAAGCTTATCAAAGCTCCCACACTGCCTTTCTGAAGGGTGATGGCTCGGGCAGCCGTAGGGTCGCCCTGTGCGAGGTTGGAGAGAACCGCCACGGCCATCTCACGGCAAACCTGACTCTTACGTTCGCCCACGTGCCACACCAATGAGGCGAAGAGGCGTTCCTGTCTGCTAAAAGGGGGTGTGGCCAGCAGAAGGTCTACGTTAGAGTCTTGGATGCTTAGCTTGCACAGACACTCCAGGACCAGTCTCTGTGGCGTGAGCGAGGAGAAGCCGTTGGCCGTGCAGAAGGGGTCCTGGGCCTCCGCAGAAGGACACACCATCCAGTGGAGCAGTCCGTCCAGGATGGGAAGGCAGATACTTTCTGGATAAATGGACAGGTCAAGCTGTCCTGAAATGTTGGCTAGCGTGACCAAGGTGTTCTCACGCAAGGCACCGAGACAGTCCCACCACCATTCATCCTTGCTGCAAGCCAGACCTCTCTCTTCCTCGCGCTGGTACGTAGGCGGCATCCTTTTTCTCTTGGGGTGCTCATGGTGCAAAAGCACAAGCTTGCCGAGAATGAGCACCAAACCTGGGTGCCGAGCTATGTCGCTGTCATTACCAGGGACGAAGGAAAGTCCGCGAATGATATTGGACACGCAAATGCAGCGCCTTGCCAATTCATCCTGCCAGCCTTCTGCTACTGAAAGAGGTGCTTCGTCCCAGCAGCGGGGCTCGTCCTCCAGCAAAGTGATGCTGCCCAGCTTCTCTCTAGTGCGGAAGGGGAACGTCTGAGTTTCACCTTTCGCTAAAGACCCGGGCCAAGAACTTAACAGGTCATCAACAGTGGCAGTGACAATTTCCTCTGAGGGTCCTGGAACGTCTCTTTTCAACTCCTCTTCCCCGGTGGGCTTCTCTTCAGATGTGTCTTTTGCATGCTCCTCCACATTTTGCTGATTCTCCAAAGGCTTGCATTCTTCCTTCTCTTCACATCTCTCGAAGTACGTCTGGATGTGAGTGGTGGAGTCCCCTCCGCCAGCCTTCCAGTGTAGCAGGCCGCTGGTGAACTCCCCAACCAGGCCTAGCAGCTCGGACCGATCCTCCACTAGATCAGCCACGGCCTCCCTCTCCTCGACCTTAATGGGCAGCTTGTCAAATTTACTGGCTTGCTTAGGTCTAGGCTCCAATGGAGAACATGGGTCATCTTTTCCCTCCGTGGATTCCTGTGTCTTCTCCACAGCGTCTGCTGTTGCTGAACCGCTGGACTGAGGTTTCTCCGAGTTCACGTCCAATCGCTTGTCCACCTCTTCAGATTGGCTTTTTAGGTCTTGACTGGAAGGTCGATCTTTCTCTGTGGGCTCTGAACAGGGACCAAGAAGAGTTTTCTGACCCTCTGTGCCAACTTCATACTCCTCCAGGATGCCAAAGATCTCTATTAAACACCTTCTGAAATACTCAACGATGATCTCCATGAAACCGGGCAACTAGAagagaaaaagacaaagaaTTGAGTCTATTCACGAAAGACTTCCGCGATCATTTCCGGGCATTAGCATACAAACAAACGCAGTGAGATTTGCTCTACAAAGGTTTTAATCAATATCACGCTTTGTACTAACTACACCAAATAACAGCATTAAATTACTGGAGGTCATCAGGTTAATGTACTGCTGATTTTTAGTGGATGTAAACACTTGACTGCTGTATTCGATTGTATCAGAAGACAACTAAACTGTTTGTACTCTTATTGGTAGCTACTGCACCATGTGACCTCTGATTAGCAACTCATTGAAAAAAGGAATGGCTTGCTGGCCCTAACCGTGAAATTGTAGCAATGTTGGCATACTACGCTGCGTTCAGAACTTACCTGGGATAAGGTAAAGGAAGACACTGTGCTATCATCATACAGCAAGATATTTATAGTATCTAGGGCCCATGTGGTCTCTGCGAGCAAACCGGACTTCAAAGACATCATCACACGCCAAGCCTCCGGTGTGCCTGTGAGATATAACCAGCGAGAATCTTTTCACAAACAGACCATTCATAATCTGCTTCCTACAAAGCTTTTTATTCCAAGTCCCGCTTGTAAAGGCCAGTGTGGAGCACTTACCAATGTCTTTGGATGTTAACCTTCGACGGGGTTTAAGCTGGGGCTGCGTAGCCTCCACCGAGTCCATCGGAAAACTGAACTCCCGATGGATTGCTGGGAAGCCAGGGCCAGGAAGGCCACCACTCTGAGAGCTTGGCATCGAGCCCAGGCCACTGGGCTTCTGCATCTGCTTCATAGAGGTCATCATATGAGTCTTATTGGGTGACATAGAACCACCCACAGGCCGAGGAAATGGCGCAGGGCTTGGGACTCTGGATATGTGGTTTGCCATAGTTGGAGGAGATTGGTAGGAAGATGGCGGTTGCCGGCTAATCATGGGGGCCATGGAActggaagaggaggaagagTGTGGTGGGTATGGGGATTGGCGCTGAACAGGCCACTGACTGTCCTGGTTGATCCTGGCTTCTGGATCATCCGCACGGCTCATGGAGTGGTAGGGTGGCCCATGGCCCTGCCGGCCGGGGTAAGGGTAGTTCATGTCGGGCCTGGTGTGCCACATGTTCCCCTGGGGTCCACCGCTGGAATTGGAGCCTGGGGGTGGTCCACCACTCATCATGCTGTGCTGGGGAAGTCCCTGCCCGCCAGCCTGCATGCGATCACGTCCATATGGGTAAGAGAAGGGGCCTTGCATGGGCCTGCGATCTGGGTAGCCATACTGGCCATACATGTCAGGCTGCTGGCCACCGTATTGCATACCGTAGGCTTCGCTCTCATGCCGCTTAGATGGAGGTCCATACATCCCTTCACCAGGCCGCTTGTAACCCTACAAAGCCAAGTATATACAGTGTCTAAAACTATAACATTATTAGCACGCGAATAACTTCTAGGGAAGACATTACAGTAGATCACTGACCTGCTGCTGGGGATACATCCCGTACGGCATGTTGTGTGGGTACTGCTGCCCATAACCGTCATGTCCATGTCTACGATAAAACGCCACAAATACTACTCAAAAGATTTAAACAGCAAAGTACGTTGATATATGCTAAACAACAGTTGTCACTTCTTACCTTTGATGGGAGGGGTATCTACTGCCTGAGTACATGCTGGGATCACTGTTGGAAGGCACCAGGTTGTTTTGATTTCCAGGGGGCACAATTCCACCCTCTGCACCCATGACATGGTCTGGCCTGTGGACATAAACGTTACACACTGATTGATATGTTTGTACTGTTttaatgcagtgaacaaacagtGGCAAACTGTCCTACCTCCTCTCAAAGCCAGGATTATAGGGATATTGGTGTCGTGAGCCCATACCCATTCCTGAAGGTGGTCCACGTGGATACATATCCTGCATGTTACTGGCAGGCATCTGCCCAGTCATGTAGGGGTCAGAACCACCTGAAAAAAAGAACACTTTAAACTTCAAAATGCATTTGGAACACATTTACCTCTGTGTTaggaacaaaaaatgtatttgatgttGAAAAGTGGATATTCTGTTCAGCATCTTTTCTATTGAAGTTGACTGTGGGGGGATGAAAAAATTGTCCCAGGAATGGTTTATTTAAGCCTCTGCTAGTTGGGGAACCAGGATGGTGACCAGGACACTGAGGCTAAAGGCTAGGTTTACTTTCAGAACTTAATATAGTCAAATATAATCCTCTTTATTGTCTTTTCTAAACTTGCTTTTGAAAATTGTGCTCTCAAATTGTGGAACTCCCCACCTTCTGATTTTAGGGAAGCTCAGGGTATCGTTTATCCTTAGCATTTTGTTAGTTTACTTTTTGTAAACTACATTTtgttagctttcctgtagctcagtggttagagcatggcactagcaacagcgaggtcatgggttcgatcccaggggattgcaaaTACTCTGatacaatgtatagtataatgcttcggataaaagcgactgccaaatgcataaaatgtaacataaatGTACTTTGAATTATGTTCACGATAAACTGGCTTTAAcacgtttgtgtgttttatagatgtgttGCAGAtgatttgtttgtcttttatcaattttatcattttatacagTGTGTTGCATTTCAtctcttttatctttttttaagtgtttttattgGATGTGTAGTTGCAACCAATATTTGATTATATAAAGTGCTTTGAGCTGCATTTCATGTTTAAAGGACCCATTGCATGAAagtcacattttttctgtgtttaagtgctataatcgggtccccggtgcatctagcaacccagaaaatgtgaaaaacaagatcccagtaactttgttttggtaagcctttctctgcaagcatgtgagaaatcgagccgttcagatttcgctcctgatgtgacgtagacgcaggctcttattataatattaccaccccttaattccacccacggcgctgctgccattgttgttttcacaagcgacagcggtgtacgtgacgccatggctaaagtttgtGGACAGCATGCAATGTAGTCCTAACCTcagaagagacaggagtggatttattttatttttagcagAAATCcttaagtaaaaacctgcttgtttgcgcgaatcacttcaagccggagtgctttatcaacctggaaCAGTACatgcaggattagcttcaaagttgttcctcaagagggatcgagaccaactgaacgagtcaaagctgccgatgtaagtaatatttatcaacagtctgaattgacgtacatgtaccgtatatataggaggataacgttagcatacgatagcgaagggagctaaatcagtcacgggctaaatagaacattcaaagccagtgttaaacttactctatatactgtatatatgttatttggcaaatgggcacttggagtttagctgtatgtatgttaatacattatgtgcgttaacatgtttagctgcggcaagctgtttgttttgctaatgaacaggggcgaacgctacggttagtttcgttttaaacgtctcaaatcaattgtccttaggctgaaaaatctgtcacagcatactagttatgctctcacgttgtgtgtgtaacgttataacttgtcaacgacacgcgctaaaatccacgtaattttGCTGAGATCTGCAAGGGTGCATTCTGTGGATTTTAGGcgagcatacacgcacaacgtggtGAGCGCATAGGATACGCTatttgctgtgacggattttttagtctccggacgaatgatttgagacgtttaaaacgaaactaaaaacagaggagttcaggaagcATAATtcagctaaaccattgccatggcattCCAGTACTactcgtgtgttgtgttgacacgccagacggaaggggggtggggttcactgtaactcattatcatttaaagagacatgcaccgaaacgggttgctgtgagcatagctgtttttgacgaggcaaaaagggttttgcttacacagccattgagtgtttttaagcaaaatatgttccagacatttcatgaagaccctaataaatcataccaacttgttgaaattgCTCATCCAATGAGTCCTTTAAAAGGTGCTATGTGAAAAaagttttataattattattgttattatttagaaCTTTTATAAACGTTAACTGGCATTAAAATACTGCATTAACATTTGGACACATTTTGTACACCCTGGCCTAAAACAAACCTTAAGTACCctgatagcacaggtacgtctgtatgatgtctgctaaagatctggaaaacatctgataaacgttttacatacattttaaatcataaacatcttatagACATCTCTTAGATCTCTATAGACACCTGACTGGAGACATCTCAGACACGTATTGCagatagaaaacaaaaaaattcttgcagatgtaaatgtagCCATCAAATTGACGCCCCAGATGTATTTGTGCTATTAGGGTAGCTATCTATTGATTAACATTGACCTGCTCAGCCTTTGtgataaaattgttttatttgataaaaatgaGAACTTTTAACGATTTTTAAAGtcatttacatgcacaaatgAATCACGTACAACAGAACCAGGagcataaatcattttaaaataattgttacGTATTGTCTGTAACCTGCACATGCACACTAGAGGGCAGCAGTGTCCAAACAATTCTGTACCTCCACTCAACAGTGTTCAAGGAGGCACCGACTGccgatgtaaaaatgtaaaaccagACAATAGTAATTCCACGTACCTTTTCTGGGGGCTCCATAGGGCTCCTTACTAGGGTCAAACTGCATTCTAGAGCTGGCATCACCACTGCCTCCATGCATGGTGTTTCGCTTCTGGAAGGCCGGGTCACTACCTTCAGAAAAGGGGTCTTGTACACTCACCCCACTGCTTCTGGAGTAAAACCAGCAAATCAGTACATGCACACAGCGAAGTAACAGACACTAAATATCACACGATATACATGAACGTAGCACACCTGCCACTTGGCTGAAGAGTGGCTTGTCCGTGGGGTGTGGTAGCTGGTGTGGGAGGCTTTATGTCGCCGGGCATCTCTGTCATAGTGCTGCTGCCGGTCGATTGAGGGGTCTGGGGGCCCTGAAGAGAGCCTGAGTTTGCTGTTAAACAGAATAAAAAGGTTGTTTAttagatttataaaaaataagaattctaGACAAAGATGCTCAAAATAAGGGTGCTTTTTGTTGCAGTTGTGAAAAAAAAACCCTCTCCCTCGGAAAGGTGGTGAAGAGAATGACCtaaaaaaatgtcagtttaCAGATTTTGTAATACCTCATTGACAACTGTGCAACTTAAGCACTGAcgattgtttgtttttgcattgcAGTTTCCTGACTCGAAATGATGTTTTGCATTGTGCATTACAAgataaagaacaaatatataaaaaaactgcaaggttttcacataaaaaaaatatttttgaacttttcctaaatacatgtacaaatattattgttgttttgcttaaaagtgaatctgaacttgttttctttgcagtatttgaggtctgaaaaaatacagagcatcttttctgttattttcacccgtttctccagttttcattttctgcaaaaaaatgcaaatagaaactaggggtgaccccgaatagtcgaagattcgataggaggagcctgaAGATTCGACTACCAGTCTCACAGTTGAATCTTCGCAGAGATGTTATGCGATGGGGATCGTGCaattttggttatatgggcagtggcaTAGCAGACAGGCATGCACTGCGCCGccaaaaatatgatttatgatttactatttgtggcttgtgttttgaatatacactcacctaaaggattattaggaacaccatactaatacggtgtttgaccccctttcgccttcagaactgccttaattctacgtggcattgattcaacaaggtgctgaaagcattctttagaaatgttggcccatattgataggatagcatcttgcagttgatggagatttgtgggatgcacatccagggcacgaagctcccgttccaccacatcccaaagatgttctatcgggttgagatctggtgactgtgggggccattctagtacagtgaactcattgtcatgttcaagaaaccaatttgaaatgattcgagctttgtgacatggtgcattatcctgctggaagtagccattagaggatgggtacatggtggtcataaagggatggacatggtcagaaacaatgctcaggtaggccgtggcatttaaacgatgcccaattggcactaaggggcctaaagtgtgccaagaaaacatcccccacaccattacaccaccaccaccagcctgcacagtggtaacaaggcatgatggatccatgttctcattctgtttacgccaaattctgactctaccatttgaatgtctcaacagaaatcgagactcatcagaccaggcaacatttttccagtcttcaactgtccaattttggtgagctcgtgcaaattgtagcctctttttcctatttgtagtggagatgagtggtacccggtggggtcttctgctgttgtagcccatctgcctcaaggttgtgcgtgttgtggcttcacaaatgctttgctgcatacctcggttgtaacgagtggttatttcagtcaaagttgctcttctatcagcttgaatcagtcggcccat encodes the following:
- the arid1b gene encoding AT-rich interactive domain-containing protein 1B isoform X5; the protein is METGLVANHQVKNVGSGDPPPSPHRRTPPQQQSQALHHQPQQQHRAIHNNNNNSFSSPTPARGDFGNRQHGGKDTALEKRVEHSPRLLNTSDEEDRSSTIGFDRMGSRHEHSNFGPTSGSGNNSSRSDGVGNTSESGNSAVSEFNHYYGNGRGGPSFDQHGGQQSPRTALMHSAQGNMDQVQNSHDGYHNNPYNHYPNYRQGYAGAGYGMMSPSRQGSMMGPGNNLPTAASHDKVAMASTTPAPGANVGGFQRFPSQNQQHPSGATPTLNQLLTSPSPMMRGYGSGYQDYSNPQPQQSAMGLGKDPYSPSAGHSWGTQLRNHPAMSPGNNGNGRAQVAPMDPMAMKRSQMYGMGNSPYSQSGGTYPGQPYGSPTPHRYPMGIQGRGQVGLGGMQYPQQQQMPSQYGPQGIGGYCQQGQPPYFSPPQQQPAAPSQPPYMQQRGPAQQDALQEGYGSRGQPGKPNHDDMGLAQQDRPSSLPDLSGSIDDLPTGTEAGLSSAVSASGSTSSQGEQSNPAQSPFSPHASPRVPSMRSGPSPSPVGSPVGSSQSRSGPISPASGPGTQMAPQTPGNVPDVGSSHSQSPMSQDRGFAPNMQRNTPGPQYGSQQPGPSMSPHSCPTGPMHHSVGSYQMAPSYGPQSSQYGPSGNFPRPPNYGGTPGANNSGPGPGMGNSLGMNASSPMHGQGPGQPCGSMTTARGPGQSSGGRPYPAGSSSMAPTSPNMPQSAGPGMGPPPPNVSRKPHESGPAPAQQNPTPSGQPRPPFARSPVYPGLCGPGGRTPHPHHPHYSSGQGQAQPHSELYGPGGYQGGSYMLGMGPGGPYNHPPCNSSARMTPQGPSYNTLPPTGHLTGSGDAMIPIDPKQRPEHKEEGSTPTTEPPKPKDSYGSQCVSQPPTPSPLSPSPASLSSYQGDDSDSISSPAWQKNPSSPQSLGNMTSEKITRLYDMGCEQERTAWVDRYIAFMDERGTPVPSLPLVGKKPLDLCRLYLRVREIGGLAMVNKNKKWKELSGHLKVGTSSSSASSLKKHYIQYLFAYECKVERGEEPPPDVFATGESKKQPQQAKIQPPSPANSGSLQGPQTPQSTGSSTMTEMPGDIKPPTPATTPHGQATLQPSGSSGVSVQDPFSEGSDPAFQKRNTMHGGSGDASSRMQFDPSKEPYGAPRKGGSDPYMTGQMPASNMQDMYPRGPPSGMGMGSRHQYPYNPGFERRPDHVMGAEGGIVPPGNQNNLVPSNSDPSMYSGSRYPSHQRHGHDGYGQQYPHNMPYGMYPQQQGYKRPGEGMYGPPSKRHESEAYGMQYGGQQPDMYGQYGYPDRRPMQGPFSYPYGRDRMQAGGQGLPQHSMMSGGPPPGSNSSGGPQGNMWHTRPDMNYPYPGRQGHGPPYHSMSRADDPEARINQDSQWPVQRQSPYPPHSSSSSSSMAPMISRQPPSSYQSPPTMANHISRVPSPAPFPRPVGGSMSPNKTHMMTSMKQMQKPSGLGSMPSSQSGGLPGPGFPAIHREFSFPMDSVEATQPQLKPRRRLTSKDIGTPEAWRVMMSLKSGLLAETTWALDTINILLYDDSTVSSFTLSQLPGFMEIIVEYFRRCLIEIFGILEEYEVGTEGQKTLLGPCSEPTEKDRPSSQDLKSQSEEVDKRLDVNSEKPQSSGSATADAVEKTQESTEGKDDPCSPLEPRPKQASKFDKLPIKVEEREAVADLVEDRSELLGLVGEFTSGLLHWKAGGGDSTTHIQTYFERCEEKEECKPLENQQNVEEHAKDTSEEKPTGEEELKRDVPGPSEEIVTATVDDLLSSWPGSLAKGETQTFPFRTREKLGSITLLEDEPRCWDEAPLSVAEGWQDELARRCICVSNIIRGLSFVPGNDSDIARHPGLVLILGKLVLLHHEHPKRKRMPPTYQREEERGLACSKDEWWWDCLGALRENTLVTLANISGQLDLSIYPESICLPILDGLLHWMVCPSAEAQDPFCTANGFSSLTPQRLVLECLCKLSIQDSNVDLLLATPPFSRQERLFASLVWHVGERKSQVCREMAVAVLSNLAQGDPTAARAITLQKGSVGALISFLEDSVAMAQYQQSPHSLLHMGHPTHPEPPSINMMCRAAKALLAMAQVEENRPEFVLYESRLLDISLSSVLNSGVAAILCEVLFKLGRS